One part of the Vitis riparia cultivar Riparia Gloire de Montpellier isolate 1030 chromosome 6, EGFV_Vit.rip_1.0, whole genome shotgun sequence genome encodes these proteins:
- the LOC117915736 gene encoding UDP-glycosyltransferase 87A1-like — protein sequence MDSDNNERSRSCHVVAVPFPGRGHVNPMMNFCELLVSRRDDILITFVVTEEWLGFIGSDNNPPRIRFGTIPNVIPSERVRADDIPGFIEAVLTKMEGPFERLLDGFELPVTTIVADTFLFWPVRIGNRRNIPVVSFWTMAASVFSMFHHFDLLLQNGHHPIDISERGDERVDYIPGLSPTRIADFPALLHHKNPILPRTREVLSWVPKAQYLVLASVYELEAQVIDTLKSIFSFPIYPIGPLIPYFKLGDRSSVATAADDLHYFQWLDSQPCCSVLYISFGSVASVSSAQMDEIAAGLRDSCVRFFWVARGATSRLREVCGETGLVVPWCNQLEVLSHSSIGGFWTHCGWNSTVEGLFSGLHFLTFPVGLDQVSNSKAIVEDWKTGWRVKRNQPAGAETLVTREETVGIVKRFMDSESIEVKEMKRRARKLQEICRQATGRGGSSESNINAFISDITQLPSH from the exons ATGGATTCCGACAACAATGAACGGTCCAGATCATGCCACGTGGTGGCCGTGCCATTCCCGGGAAGGGGCCACGTCAACCCCATGATGAACTTCTGCGAGCTGCTAGTTTCAAGACGAGACGACATACTTATCACCTTCGTCGTCACAGAGGAGTGGCTCGGCTTCATCGGCTCCGACAATAACCCACCTCGCATCCGATTCGGCACGATTCCCAACGTGATCCCGTCCGAGCGAGTTCGCGCCGACGACATACCCGGGTTCATCGAAGCAGTGTTGACGAAGATGGAAGGTCCGTTTGAGCGGCTCCTCGATGGGTTTGAGCTACCGGTAACCACCATAGTAGCTGATACATTTTTGTTCTGGCCGGTTCGCATTGGGAATCGCAGGAACATTCCGGTGGTTTCGTTCTGGACGATGGCGGCGTCcgtgttctccatgttccaccATTTTGATCTCCTTTTGCAGAACGGGCATCATCCCATTGATATATCAG AAAGGGGAGATGAACGTGTGGACTATATCCCTGGACTTTCTCCAACGCGCATAGCAGATTTTCCGGCATTACTCCACCATAAAAACCCAATCTTGCCTCGAACAAGAGAAGTACTTTCATGGGTGCCCAAAGCTCAGTATCTTGTGCTGGCTTCCGTCTATGAACTGGAAGCTCAAGTCATCGACACTCTAAAATCAATATTCTCGTTCCCCATCTATCCCATCGGTCCTTTAATACCTTATTTCAAACTCGGAGACAGGTCCTCCGTAGCTACTGCTGCGGATGACCTCCACTACTTCCAGTGGTTGGACTCCCAACCTTGTTGCTCCGTCTTGTACATCTCCTTTGGAAGTGTTGCTTCAGTCTCGAGTGCCCAGATGGATGAAATTGCAGCTGGGTTGCGCGACAGCTGTGTTCGGTTCTTCTGGGTGGCACGTGGGGCAACTTCACGGCTGAGAGAGGTGTGTGGGGAGACGGGATTGGTGGTGCCTTGGTGTAATCAATTGGAGGTGCTCTCACATTCTTCTATAGGGGGATTCTGGACCCATTGTGGATGGAACTCCACCGTCGAAGGCCTTTTTTCTGGGCTTCATTTTCTCACTTTTCCCGTAGGACTTGATCAAGTTTCAAACAGTAAGGCAATTGTGGAGGATTGGAAGACTGGGTGGAGGGTGAAGAGAAATCAGCCGGCCGGAGCTGAAACTTTGGTGACGAGAGAAGAAACTGTCGGGATTGTGAAAAGGTTTATGGACTCGGAAAGCATTGAGGTGAAGGAAATGAAGAGAAGAGCAAGAAAACTTCAGGAGATTTGTCGACAAGCAACTGGGAGAGGTGGATCCTCCGAATCCAACATCAATGCTTTTATTAGCGACATTACGCAACTCCCCAGCCATTAA